In Oryza brachyantha chromosome 1, ObraRS2, whole genome shotgun sequence, the following are encoded in one genomic region:
- the LOC102706791 gene encoding zinc finger Ran-binding domain-containing protein 2-like translates to MEAKQAGVRKPGDWSCRSCQYVNFCKREACQRCGEAKLGVERTDYAAMGGGWEVKPGDWCCRCCGVNNYASRGSCFKCGAAKTDSAAAVAQGWGFSVASQAGWKNGDWMCPRMECNVQNYANRTECFRCNYPRYYG, encoded by the exons ATGGAGGCGAAGCAGGCGGGCGTGAGGAAGCCGGGGGACTGGAGCTGCCGGTCGTGCCAGTACGTGAACTTCTGCAAGCGGGAGGCGTGCCAGCGGTGCGGGGAGGCGAAGCTGGGCGTGGAGCGGACGGACTACGCGGCCATGGGCGGCGGGTGGGAGGTCAAGCCCGGCGACtggtgctgccgctgctgcggcGTCAACAACTACGCCAGCCGCGGCAGCTGCTTCAAGTGCGGCGCCGCCAAGaccgactccgccgccgccgtcgcccaggGCTGGGGCTTCTCCGTCGCCTCCCAGGCCGGCTGGAAGAACGGCGACTGGATGTGCCCAAG AATGGAATGTAACGTGCAGAACTACGCTAACAGAACCGAGTGCTTCCGGTGCAACTACCCCAGATACTATG GTTAA
- the LOC102706509 gene encoding uncharacterized protein LOC102706509 isoform X2 has translation MVQMSIQRAATLSPRCSLSFPFDCVGGTSRRLAPSRSQCSCFAYSERLSPNVLKTNRVIDPSEPKILDASSSASRTGQYSAANHLSGTIGVMGTSAPSSLRFLEKLVHWSTRDGEEIPPFVMCHDPLIKKEVMSSQNSQFPSDCNTALGKLRQRRLLLEQSGVCCIVMPCNSLHAYHYEISQGCSTPFLHIGDCVVKELKSANLKPVEYGSNVRVGILSTDNTLDAKCYLNKLESQGFEVLLPDKDSLEHTVLPAISSFRRGDMEGCR, from the exons ATGGTTCAGATGTCTATACAGAG GGCTGCAACCCTTTCACCTCGTTGTTCCTTATCCTTTCCATTTGATTGTGTGGGTGGTACAAGTAGAAGATTGGCCCCATCTAGATCCCAGTGTTCATGTTTTGCCTATAGTGAAAGACTATCTCCAAATGTTCTGAAGACCAACAGAGTCATTGATCCCTCTGAACCAAAGATTTTGGATGCGAGTTCTTCTGCTTCAAGAACTGGACAATATAGCGCAGCTAATCATCTATCAGGCACAATTGGAGTAATGGGAACATctgccccttcctctcttAGATTCTTAGAGAAGCTTGTGCATTGGAGTACCCGAGATGGAGAAGAGATACCTCCCTTTGTCATGTGTCATGATCCACTCATCAAGAAAGAGGTCATGTCATCTCAAAATTCTCAGTTCCCTTCAGACTGTAACACTGCTCTTGGGAAGTTAAGGCAGAGAAGGCTCCTCTTGGAGCAATCTGGAGTATGCTGCATTGTCATGCCATGCAATTCCTTACATGCCTACCATTATGAAATTTCACAAGGTTGCTCTACACCTTTCCTCCATATTGGTGATTGTGTTGTAAAGGAACTCAAATCTGCAAACTTAAAACCTGTCGAGTATGGAAGTAATGTTCGTGTCGGAATTCTAAGTACAGACAATACATTGGATGCGAAGTGTTATCTAAATAAGCTGGAGAGCCAG GGTTTTGAGGTACTTCTTCCAGATAAAGATTCATTGGAGCACACAGTGTTACCAGCCATCAGCTCTTTTAGGAGAGGGGACATGGAAG GCTGTAGATAG
- the LOC102706509 gene encoding uncharacterized protein LOC102706509 isoform X1, with protein sequence MVQMSIQRAATLSPRCSLSFPFDCVGGTSRRLAPSRSQCSCFAYSERLSPNVLKTNRVIDPSEPKILDASSSASRTGQYSAANHLSGTIGVMGTSAPSSLRFLEKLVHWSTRDGEEIPPFVMCHDPLIKKEVMSSQNSQFPSDCNTALGKLRQRRLLLEQSGVCCIVMPCNSLHAYHYEISQGCSTPFLHIGDCVVKELKSANLKPVEYGSNVRVGILSTDNTLDAKCYLNKLESQGFEVLLPDKDSLEHTVLPAISSFRRGDMEGARNLLRISLQIMFVRAVNTIILASDNFFGILPDDDPLLKKCIDPMDALVRETIACARTDSLRP encoded by the exons ATGGTTCAGATGTCTATACAGAG GGCTGCAACCCTTTCACCTCGTTGTTCCTTATCCTTTCCATTTGATTGTGTGGGTGGTACAAGTAGAAGATTGGCCCCATCTAGATCCCAGTGTTCATGTTTTGCCTATAGTGAAAGACTATCTCCAAATGTTCTGAAGACCAACAGAGTCATTGATCCCTCTGAACCAAAGATTTTGGATGCGAGTTCTTCTGCTTCAAGAACTGGACAATATAGCGCAGCTAATCATCTATCAGGCACAATTGGAGTAATGGGAACATctgccccttcctctcttAGATTCTTAGAGAAGCTTGTGCATTGGAGTACCCGAGATGGAGAAGAGATACCTCCCTTTGTCATGTGTCATGATCCACTCATCAAGAAAGAGGTCATGTCATCTCAAAATTCTCAGTTCCCTTCAGACTGTAACACTGCTCTTGGGAAGTTAAGGCAGAGAAGGCTCCTCTTGGAGCAATCTGGAGTATGCTGCATTGTCATGCCATGCAATTCCTTACATGCCTACCATTATGAAATTTCACAAGGTTGCTCTACACCTTTCCTCCATATTGGTGATTGTGTTGTAAAGGAACTCAAATCTGCAAACTTAAAACCTGTCGAGTATGGAAGTAATGTTCGTGTCGGAATTCTAAGTACAGACAATACATTGGATGCGAAGTGTTATCTAAATAAGCTGGAGAGCCAG GGTTTTGAGGTACTTCTTCCAGATAAAGATTCATTGGAGCACACAGTGTTACCAGCCATCAGCTCTTTTAGGAGAGGGGACATGGAAGGTGCGAGAAATCTATTGCGAATATCACTCCAAATTATGTTCGTGAGGGCTGTGAATACAATTATCCTTGCATCTGATAACTTTTTTGGTATATTACCTGATGATGACCCACTTCTCAAGAAATGCATAGACCCAATGGATGCTTTGGTTAGAGAGACCATCGCGTGCGCAAGAACAGATAGCCTGAGACCATGA
- the LOC102706231 gene encoding uncharacterized protein LOC102706231 translates to MARKERAAEARASTSKPAPAPALAMQVQRRAVGGGRWTSRRISFYASRVFFVLIILQIPLFRVPCRAGTCTTPIQVTSSQLVSNEIFPPSVVKALLFPGAIASNLTKSRTFPKWNDLFDMYNLTEAKNASAVIDLQRLEILAGSYFCVAGALVGVINPGRMTLFGTLLVIWGLVKEAIFGKPVNSDPTQSVHVYPTILIALICAFLSITYNVKKTVRNSQSVSITKPLQSSAKSKLK, encoded by the exons ATGGCGAGGAAAgagagggcggcggaggcgagggcgaGCACGTCGAAGCCGGCCCCTGCTCCGGCGCTGGCGATGCAGGTGCAGCGGCGGGCTGTGGGCGGGGGCCGGTGGACCAGCCGCCGGATATCCTTCTACGCCTCCCGCGTCTTCTTCGTCCTCATCATCCTCCAGATCCCGCTCTTCAG GGTCCCTTGTAGAGCTGGCACATGCACAACTCCCATTCAAGTTACATCTTCGCAGTTGGTGTCAAATGAGATTTTCCCACCATCAGTTGTGAAGGCCCTTCTCTTTCCTGGAGCTATAGCAAGTAACCTCACTAAAAGCAGGACATTTCCTAAGTGGAATGACCTGTTTGATATGTACAATTTGACAGAAGCCAAGAATGCGTCAGCAGTAATTGATCTCCAGCGTCTAGAG ATTCTTGCTGGAAGCTACTTCTGTGTTGCTGGAGCACTTGTTGGCGTCATAAACCCTGGGAGGATGACCTTGTTTGGTACCCTTTTGGTTATTTGGGGTCTAGTGAAAGAAGCAATATTTGGGAAACCGGTGAACAGTGATCCAACACAATCAGTTCATGTCTATCCAACCATTTTGATCGCACTGATTTGTGCATTCTTGTCAATAACTTACAATGTAAAGAAGACAGTAAGAAATAGCCAGTCTGTTTCAATCACTAAGCCTCTGCAAAGTTCTGCGAAGTCAAAACTGAAGTAG
- the LOC102705953 gene encoding uncharacterized protein LOC102705953, producing the protein MAARHGGSRKSKAEQWLFGGRWRGNVKETRHPVASEARPPAIPTATKKDEDICLEKSRVHLPGLGQREIVDIAPGRKSMPEVEINMKEVVSVLGVKVMAADMPPFMQLHAFRCAKRSHDSLDKFSSRQLAHDVKKEFDKVYGPTWHCIVGTSYGSFVTHSRGCFLYFSMDKIIVMLFKTKVRKVLASS; encoded by the exons ATGGCAGCCCGCCATGGTGGTAGCAGGAAATCAAAGGCAGAGCAGTGGCTATTTGGTGGAAGATGGAGGGGAAATGTGAAGGAGACAAGGCATCCTGTTGCCTCTGAAGCCAGGCCTCCTGCAATTCCCACAGCAACTAAGAAGGATGAGGACATCTGCCTTGAGAAGTCCAGAGTTCATCTGCCTGGCCTGGGACAGAGGGAGATCGTTGATATCGCGCCCGGGAGGAAGTCGATGCCAGAGGTGGAGATCAACATGAAGGAAGTTGTCTCTGTGCTTGGGGTGAAGGTGATGGCTGCAGACATGCCGCCATTTATGCAGCTGCATGCTTTCCGGTGTGCCAAGAGGTCCCATGATAGCTTGGACAAGTTCAGCTCAAGGCAGCTGGCCCACGATGTGAAGAAG GAGTTCGATAAAGTTTACGGACCTACATGGCATTGCATCGTCGGTACGAGCTACGGTTCTTTCGTGACGCATTCGAGAGGCTGCTTCCTCTACTTCTCCATGGACAAAATCATCGTGATGCTGTTCAAGACCAAGGTCAGGAAAGTGTTGGCATCATCTTGA